A window of Aricia agestis chromosome 3, ilAriAges1.1, whole genome shotgun sequence contains these coding sequences:
- the LOC121740449 gene encoding uncharacterized protein LOC121740449, which produces MSGLFDALPKVNSCCFCVASLKAACIMICVVELLFSTSYYLYGDGCYINVIQKILTYSIIICDTALALTSIVFFIGLLLDKQITAIMFLWVLLCSVVVKLLVSIVGKIIAMIDGYDKHFGCHTVSSLIVALISAGFAVYFMIIVRSHKDAMS; this is translated from the exons ATGTCTGGATTATTTGACGCTCTGCCTAAAGTGAATAGTTGTTGTTTTTGTGTTGCAAGTTTAAAAGCAGCCTGCATAATGATATGCGTCGTGGAATTG TTGTTTTCTACTTCGTACTACTTGTATGGAGATGGCTGCTACATCAATGTGATACAAAAAATTTTGACGTACTCTATAATAATATGCGATACGGCGTTAGCTTTGACGAGTATCGTATTCTTCATTGGACTGTTATTg gataaacaGATAACCGCTATTATGTTCCTGTGGGTTTTACTGTGCTCTGTAGTTGTAAAACTATTAGTCTCAATTGTGGGAAAAATAATAGCCATGATAGACGGATACGACAAACACTTCGGTTGCCATACTGTTTCATCCCTTATTGTAGCTTTAATAAGCGCAGGCT TTGCGGTATACTTTATGATCATCGTAAGAAGTCACAAAGATGCAATGTCCTAG